A window of the Candidatus Cloacimonadota bacterium genome harbors these coding sequences:
- a CDS encoding cobalamin B12-binding domain-containing protein, whose protein sequence is MDKKIRILIAKPGLDGHDRGAKYVAKALRDAGMEVIYTGIRQTPEQIVTAAIQEDVDAVGLSLLSGAHNFLFPKVAELLKGKGADDILLFGGGVIPDEDIEFLRAEGFKGIFTPGATSKEIIDFINQNIQK, encoded by the coding sequence ATGGATAAAAAAATCAGAATATTGATCGCAAAACCAGGACTCGACGGTCATGATCGAGGTGCAAAATATGTAGCCAAGGCTCTTCGGGATGCAGGAATGGAAGTAATTTATACCGGGATCAGGCAAACTCCGGAACAGATTGTAACTGCTGCTATCCAGGAAGATGTCGATGCTGTTGGACTCAGTTTACTATCGGGAGCTCATAATTTCCTTTTCCCAAAAGTTGCTGAACTTCTCAAAGGAAAAGGAGCAGACGATATTCTGCTTTTTGGCGGAGGAGTGATTCCGGACGAAGATATTGAGTTTTTAAGAGCTGAAGGTTTCAAAGGTATCTTTACACCCGGAGCAACCTCAAAAGAGATCATCGATTTTATAAACCAGAATATCCAGAAATAA